A single genomic interval of Chloracidobacterium validum harbors:
- a CDS encoding bacteriochlorophyll c-binding family protein, translating to MGQFKKVVDSIVEIGEINLEGHINLVGDIYRAIAYNFDRIQGRMFDNLYDGGGARRSVGAPAASKTTASRFTAEG from the coding sequence ATGGGTCAGTTCAAAAAAGTCGTGGACTCCATCGTCGAAATCGGCGAGATCAACCTCGAGGGTCACATCAACCTCGTTGGCGACATTTACCGCGCCATTGCCTATAACTTCGACCGCATTCAGGGCCGCATGTTTGACAACCTCTATGACGGCGGCGGCGCACGGCGCAGCGTAGGCGCTCCGGCAGCGAGCAAGACCACCGCCTCCCGCTTCACGGCGGAAGGATAA
- a CDS encoding ArsA family ATPase: MRIIIYTGKGGVGKTSVAAATALLAAERGLRTLVMSTDPAHSLSDSLDIPLGPEPLRILDRLDALETNVYQDLEENWGVVRTHFAEILAGQGVDGVLADESAILPGMEELFSLTRIRKYRESGEYDLLIVDAAPTGETLRLLSMPQTMSWVIRLVRGLESSIVRPIVRPLANATPGLRKYMASEKVFSEVDRMFRNLEAMHDILCDGTTTTVRLVMNAEKMAIKESKRALTYLNLYGLLSDGIVVNRLLPVNENSGFLEGWKAVQQRYLSEIEDSFQPLPILRAPMYGSEVVGLDRLRVLAQDLFGDTDPAARLYGERPFEMCKSEHDCRIRIRLPFLEPDRLETWIAGDELVIQIGNQRRMVGLPTSMIGLEPSHAEYQNEWLSICFEAPVGVG, translated from the coding sequence ATGAGAATCATCATTTACACAGGTAAGGGCGGAGTTGGAAAAACCAGTGTTGCCGCCGCGACGGCGCTCTTGGCAGCCGAGCGCGGACTGCGAACGCTGGTGATGAGTACCGACCCGGCCCACAGCCTTTCGGATTCGCTTGACATTCCACTCGGACCAGAACCACTCCGCATTCTGGACCGACTCGATGCGCTCGAAACGAATGTCTATCAAGACCTGGAAGAAAACTGGGGCGTCGTCCGTACCCACTTTGCCGAAATCCTGGCCGGTCAAGGCGTGGATGGCGTCCTGGCAGATGAATCCGCCATTCTCCCCGGCATGGAGGAGCTATTTAGCCTGACGCGCATCCGCAAATACCGCGAAAGCGGCGAGTATGACCTGCTCATCGTGGACGCCGCGCCCACCGGCGAGACCTTGCGTCTGCTCTCGATGCCGCAGACGATGAGCTGGGTCATCCGACTTGTCCGCGGGCTGGAATCTTCAATCGTGCGCCCGATTGTCCGTCCGCTGGCCAACGCCACGCCTGGGCTGCGCAAATACATGGCTTCGGAAAAGGTGTTTTCAGAAGTCGATCGCATGTTTCGCAACCTCGAAGCCATGCACGACATTCTGTGCGACGGCACAACCACGACGGTGCGGCTCGTGATGAATGCCGAGAAAATGGCCATCAAGGAGTCCAAGCGTGCGCTGACCTACCTGAACCTCTACGGCTTGCTTTCGGACGGCATCGTGGTCAACCGGCTCTTGCCCGTGAACGAAAACAGTGGCTTTTTGGAAGGGTGGAAAGCGGTGCAGCAGCGGTATCTGTCCGAGATTGAAGACTCGTTTCAGCCGTTGCCAATTCTGCGGGCGCCGATGTACGGTTCAGAAGTCGTCGGGCTGGATCGGCTGCGGGTGCTCGCCCAAGACTTGTTTGGAGACACCGACCCCGCCGCGCGGCTTTACGGCGAGCGTCCCTTTGAGATGTGTAAATCGGAGCATGACTGCCGCATCCGCATCCGGCTGCCGTTTCTGGAGCCAGACCGGCTCGAAACGTGGATTGCTGGAGATGAACTCGTCATCCAGATTGGCAATCAGCGCCGCATGGTCGGCTTGCCAACCTCGATGATTGGCTTGGAGCCAAGTCATGCCGAGTATCAGAACGAGTGGCTAAGTATTTGTTTTGAAGCCCCGGTCGGTGTTGGCTGA
- the chlG gene encoding chlorophyll synthase ChlG: MKNRLLTPMDNQYAPQAYSVPLLNSRADFWRAVLELMKPLTWFAPMWAFLCGAISSGAAPTGDFLWQLFLGAILAGPLMCSMSQVMNDYCDREVDRLNEPQRPFPSGRITETQGILICALLTVASFAMAWVVGAWPVLLITVAAFVMSLLYSAPPVRGKRNGWFGNGLVSFAYEGVAWATGCLAVSGAFPPASIAGAVLYSIGAHGIMTLNDFKSVPGDTALGIRSVPVQLGIPRAARVACYVMNIPQLLCVGLLAWYGAWLWAAVLMGLLVAQLPLQVKLIRDPEARAPWYNATGTTLYVLGMMAYAIAIR; this comes from the coding sequence ATGAAGAACCGGCTGCTGACGCCAATGGACAATCAATACGCACCACAAGCCTATTCCGTGCCACTCCTAAACTCGCGGGCTGACTTCTGGCGGGCGGTGCTGGAACTCATGAAGCCGCTCACGTGGTTTGCTCCGATGTGGGCGTTTCTCTGCGGCGCGATCAGTAGCGGGGCAGCCCCAACTGGCGACTTTCTCTGGCAACTTTTCTTGGGCGCGATCCTGGCCGGGCCGCTGATGTGTTCGATGTCGCAGGTCATGAACGACTACTGCGACCGCGAGGTGGACCGCCTCAATGAACCCCAGCGTCCCTTTCCTTCGGGGCGCATCACGGAGACGCAGGGCATCCTGATCTGCGCATTGCTGACGGTGGCCTCGTTTGCCATGGCGTGGGTGGTTGGAGCGTGGCCGGTGCTGCTCATCACGGTCGCCGCCTTTGTCATGTCGCTGCTGTACAGCGCGCCGCCGGTGCGCGGCAAGCGCAACGGCTGGTTCGGGAATGGACTCGTCAGCTTTGCCTATGAAGGCGTCGCCTGGGCAACCGGCTGCCTTGCGGTATCGGGCGCGTTTCCTCCGGCCAGCATTGCCGGGGCGGTGCTCTACAGCATCGGGGCGCACGGAATCATGACCCTGAATGACTTCAAGAGCGTGCCTGGTGATACGGCGCTGGGCATTCGCTCAGTACCGGTTCAGCTTGGCATTCCACGCGCCGCGCGGGTGGCGTGTTATGTGATGAACATTCCGCAACTGCTGTGCGTCGGCTTGTTGGCGTGGTATGGGGCTTGGCTGTGGGCCGCCGTCCTGATGGGATTGCTGGTGGCGCAGCTTCCGTTGCAGGTCAAGCTCATCCGCGACCCCGAAGCCCGCGCGCCATGGTACAACGCAACGGGAACAACCCTCTACGTGCTGGGCATGATGGCCTATGCGATTGCGATTCGCTGA
- the dacB gene encoding D-alanyl-D-alanine carboxypeptidase/D-alanyl-D-alanine endopeptidase produces the protein MPNQAPWLRIVVGLALAVGSGLAAGFPAEAQRSGRAPARPAPQRAAQPKPPPIPVVGASSLQAVVERLSARPALQGARLGVRIEDAETGEVLADVAGEKRFLPASNMKLLTTAAALDVLGPDFRVRTSVYVPALDGNGTVPGDLILVGRGDPTLSDRYNSDKKDTRLTPLETLADQVVAAGVKDITGDIVGDESYFRAAPLGDGWGWDDLQWYYGAEVSALSAADNHVTLTVAPTRPGEKVAVTFTPATNYVTIRNEAVTSAGKETDTFGIHRGLADNVIELYGALPPNGGRELGVAIHDPARFTAHLFREMLTRRGVVVRGGVRRADANFRQRQPLATETLKEIASIESPPLAAWVRTTNKISSNLFAEMLLRHLGKARGASDKDTDAAGCEVVAEFLSRAGAPVAELKVRDGSGLSRLDNVTPAALTALLRYMRKHPAWEVFYDSLPIAGQDGTLRHRMKGTRAAENLRAKTGTLDDVSALAGYVTAANGRVLVFSFVANYLNTARTAGVTAGDDLGQAMAEYTGAAAPKPAAETPTEQP, from the coding sequence ATGCCTAACCAAGCACCGTGGCTGAGGATTGTGGTGGGATTGGCGCTGGCCGTCGGGAGCGGGCTGGCGGCAGGGTTTCCGGCCGAGGCTCAGCGGTCGGGACGCGCGCCGGCGCGTCCGGCGCCGCAACGCGCGGCCCAACCCAAGCCGCCGCCGATTCCGGTGGTGGGTGCTTCCTCGCTTCAGGCGGTGGTCGAGCGCCTGTCGGCCCGTCCGGCTCTCCAGGGCGCGCGGCTCGGCGTACGGATTGAAGACGCGGAAACCGGAGAAGTGCTGGCGGATGTGGCCGGTGAAAAACGGTTCCTTCCGGCCTCCAATATGAAGCTCCTGACGACGGCGGCGGCGCTCGACGTGCTCGGGCCGGACTTTCGGGTGCGGACTTCGGTTTACGTCCCGGCGCTGGACGGCAACGGCACGGTTCCCGGCGACCTCATCCTGGTTGGACGCGGCGACCCAACGCTTTCCGACCGCTACAACAGCGACAAGAAAGACACCCGTTTGACGCCGCTCGAAACCTTGGCCGACCAGGTTGTGGCGGCAGGCGTCAAGGACATCACCGGCGATATTGTCGGGGATGAAAGCTATTTCCGCGCCGCGCCGTTGGGCGATGGTTGGGGATGGGATGACTTGCAGTGGTACTACGGCGCGGAGGTCAGCGCCCTGTCCGCAGCAGATAACCATGTGACCCTGACGGTCGCTCCGACGCGGCCCGGTGAAAAGGTGGCCGTGACGTTCACACCGGCCACGAACTACGTCACCATTCGCAATGAAGCCGTCACCTCGGCCGGCAAGGAAACCGATACCTTTGGCATTCACCGCGGCTTGGCGGACAATGTCATCGAGCTGTATGGGGCGCTGCCGCCGAACGGCGGACGCGAGCTGGGCGTGGCGATTCACGATCCGGCCCGCTTCACAGCCCACCTCTTTCGGGAGATGCTGACCCGCCGGGGCGTGGTCGTGCGGGGTGGTGTCCGGCGCGCCGATGCCAACTTCCGGCAGCGACAGCCACTTGCCACCGAAACCCTCAAAGAAATTGCTTCCATCGAGTCGCCACCCTTGGCGGCCTGGGTGCGGACGACGAACAAAATCAGTTCCAACCTGTTTGCCGAAATGCTGCTGCGGCATCTGGGCAAGGCACGCGGCGCGAGCGACAAAGATACGGATGCTGCCGGCTGTGAGGTCGTGGCCGAGTTTCTGTCCCGTGCCGGAGCGCCGGTCGCCGAGCTGAAGGTTCGGGATGGTTCGGGGCTATCACGCCTCGACAATGTCACCCCGGCGGCGCTGACGGCGCTGCTGCGTTACATGCGAAAGCATCCGGCGTGGGAAGTGTTTTACGATTCGCTCCCGATTGCCGGGCAGGACGGCACGCTCCGCCACCGGATGAAGGGAACGCGCGCGGCGGAAAATCTCCGGGCAAAGACTGGGACGCTGGACGATGTCAGCGCCCTGGCCGGTTATGTCACGGCCGCCAATGGGCGGGTTTTGGTCTTTAGTTTTGTGGCCAATTACCTCAACACCGCCCGGACGGCCGGCGTCACTGCCGGGGATGATTTAGGTCAGGCCATGGCCGAATATACCGGCGCGGCGGCGCCCAAGCCCGCGGCCGAGACCCCTACGGAGCAACCATGA